The following coding sequences lie in one Arachis stenosperma cultivar V10309 chromosome 5, arast.V10309.gnm1.PFL2, whole genome shotgun sequence genomic window:
- the LOC130980211 gene encoding uncharacterized protein LOC130980211 isoform X1: METLSSLFKISVTWRGKKFAVEMNSGATVKDLGQEMQKLTNVQEDTMRFIVPLSSGKNSKLLAPFSVEHACLSLLETAITEAKTIKMMGVSSNEVEEVLQNAKANFRIAGFEDEEKRMKQRVSHGSRFSLKLPQGPYIFCEFRTFEIPGIELNPPPSEALKRMHMLAADPGIIAVMNKHCWCVGIMSEMAPVGYVGKSPKCLLGLNKNQGEEISLRLRTDDLKGFRKYESIKKTLLHELAHMIHTEHDANFYALNKQLNQEAANLDWTRSASHTLSGVRNSEIHEEDFIAESSDVRQKLGGNRIDQLRSARESSISAAYLRMANVSLNKSGGSEVYQELDPDYSSVHASENPDHMISISKEIVANDTPILVEKGLSSEPDAHDDTIKGMKQEPDPDDSDHAETLHTQTSDMYSATMHVSREPDPDDSESSLKSVNASQDTSNMAEHDLDDPVFPTPSFSTMQIDEPDPDDQEFQRINDPVTAVCNRLQMALEILRGEATPMQTASIVQTLLKIVSNVIEHPEEMKYKRLRKANPVIERNIIGNKAALEILFLVGFSEDVIMDNLGKPEVYLVLKRNDPGLLWLAKSTLQSR, from the exons ATGGAAACTCTGTCAAGCCTTTTTAAAATCTCGGTTACATGGAGGGGAAAGAAGTTTGCTGTGGAGATGAATTCAGGTGCCACTGTGAAGGACCTAGGGCAGGAAATGCAGAAATTAACAAATGTCCAAGAAGATACTATGCGGTTCATTGTTCCACTGAGCTCTGGGAAAAACTCAAAGCTTCTGGCTCCATTTTCTGTAGAGCATGCTTGTTTAAGTTTGTTGGAAACTGCCATTACTGAG GCCAAGACAATTAAAATGATGGGTGTGTCATCAAATGAAGTTGAAGAAGTTCTTCAAAATGCGAAAGCAAATTTCAGAATTGCTGGATTTGAGGACGAGGAGAAGAGAATGAAACAGAGGGTTTCACATGGATCTCGTTTTTCATTGAAACTTCCACAAGGTCCTTATATTTTTTGTGAATTTCGGACATTTGAAATTCCAGGAATAGAG CTGAATCCTCCCCCCTCTGAGGCACTTAAAAGAATGCACATGCTTGCTGCAGATCCTGGAATTATTGCAGTCATGAACAAG CATTGTTGGTGTGTAGGAATAATGAGCGAGATGGCTCCCGTTGGTTATGTTGGCAAGAGTCCAAAATGTCTTCTTGGTTTGAACAAG AATCAGGGAGAGGAGATATCATTGCGTCTTCGAACGGACGACCTCAAAGGTTTCAGGAAGTATGAAAGTATCAAGAAAACACTACTGCATGAACTT GCTCACATGATACACACTGAACATGATGCAAACTTTTATGCTCTAAATAAGCAG TTAAATCAAGAAGCTGCTAATTTGGATTGGACTAGATCTGCAAGCCACACTCTGAGTGGAGTAAGGAATTCTGAAATCCATGAAGAAGATTTTATAGCCGAAAGTAGCGATGTTCGCCAGAAGCTTGGAGGTAACAGGATAGATCAGCTGAGAAGTGCCCGTGAATCTTCTATCAGTGCTGCTTATCTTCGGATGGCTAATGTTTCTCTCAATAAGTCGGGAGGTTCTGAAGTATATCAAGAGCTGGATCCCGATTATTCTAGCGTTCATGCAAGTGAAAATCCTGAtcatatgatatccatttccaAAGAAATCGTAGCTAATGACACGCCCATCCTTGTTGAGAAAGGACTTAGCAGTGAACCTGACGCACATGATGATACTATTAAAGGAATGAAGCAGGAGCCTGATCCAGATGATTCTGATCATG CAGAGACTTTGCATACTCAGACCAGTGACATGTATTCAGCTACAATGCATGTATCTAGAGAACCTGATCCGGATGATTCAGAATCTTCTTTGAAGTCAGTTAATGCAAGTCAAG ATACAAGTAACATGGCTGAACATGACCTCGATGATCCTGTATTTCCCACTCCAAGCTTTTCTACAATGCAGATCGATGAGCCAGATCCTGATGACCAAGAATTTCAGAGGATTAATGATCCTGTAACTGCTGTTTGTAACCGTTTACAGATGGCCCTGGAAATTCTGAGAGGTGAAGCTACTCCAATGCAAACtgcttcaattgtccaaactctcCTGAAAATAGTCAG TAATGTAATTGAACACCCTGAGGAGATGAAATACAAGAGGTTGCGGAAG GCTAATCCAGTCATTGAGAGGAATATCATTGGTAACAAAG CTGCCTTGGAAATTCTCTTTCTGGTTGGCTTCAGTGAAGATGTCATAATGGACAATCTTGGGAAGCCAGAAGTGTATTTGGTGCTGAAGCGGAATGACCCTGGCTTGTTGTGGCTGGCAAAATCCACCCTTCAATCCCGCTAG
- the LOC130980211 gene encoding uncharacterized protein LOC130980211 isoform X2, producing the protein METLSSLFKISVTWRGKKFAVEMNSGATVKDLGQEMQKLTNVQEDTMRFIVPLSSGKNSKLLAPFSVEHACLSLLETAITEAKTIKMMGVSSNEVEEVLQNAKANFRIAGFEDEEKRMKQRVSHGSRFSLKLPQGPYIFCEFRTFEIPGIELNPPPSEALKRMHMLAADPGIIAVMNKHCWCVGIMSEMAPVGYVGKSPKCLLGLNKNQGEEISLRLRTDDLKGFRKYESIKKTLLHELAHMIHTEHDANFYALNKQLNQEAANLDWTRSASHTLSGVRNSEIHEEDFIAESSDVRQKLGGNRIDQLRSARESSISAAYLRMANVSLNKSGGSEVYQELDPDYSSVHASENPDHMISISKEIVANDTPILVEKGLSSEPDAHDDTIKGMKQEPDPDDSDHETLHTQTSDMYSATMHVSREPDPDDSESSLKSVNASQDTSNMAEHDLDDPVFPTPSFSTMQIDEPDPDDQEFQRINDPVTAVCNRLQMALEILRGEATPMQTASIVQTLLKIVSNVIEHPEEMKYKRLRKANPVIERNIIGNKAALEILFLVGFSEDVIMDNLGKPEVYLVLKRNDPGLLWLAKSTLQSR; encoded by the exons ATGGAAACTCTGTCAAGCCTTTTTAAAATCTCGGTTACATGGAGGGGAAAGAAGTTTGCTGTGGAGATGAATTCAGGTGCCACTGTGAAGGACCTAGGGCAGGAAATGCAGAAATTAACAAATGTCCAAGAAGATACTATGCGGTTCATTGTTCCACTGAGCTCTGGGAAAAACTCAAAGCTTCTGGCTCCATTTTCTGTAGAGCATGCTTGTTTAAGTTTGTTGGAAACTGCCATTACTGAG GCCAAGACAATTAAAATGATGGGTGTGTCATCAAATGAAGTTGAAGAAGTTCTTCAAAATGCGAAAGCAAATTTCAGAATTGCTGGATTTGAGGACGAGGAGAAGAGAATGAAACAGAGGGTTTCACATGGATCTCGTTTTTCATTGAAACTTCCACAAGGTCCTTATATTTTTTGTGAATTTCGGACATTTGAAATTCCAGGAATAGAG CTGAATCCTCCCCCCTCTGAGGCACTTAAAAGAATGCACATGCTTGCTGCAGATCCTGGAATTATTGCAGTCATGAACAAG CATTGTTGGTGTGTAGGAATAATGAGCGAGATGGCTCCCGTTGGTTATGTTGGCAAGAGTCCAAAATGTCTTCTTGGTTTGAACAAG AATCAGGGAGAGGAGATATCATTGCGTCTTCGAACGGACGACCTCAAAGGTTTCAGGAAGTATGAAAGTATCAAGAAAACACTACTGCATGAACTT GCTCACATGATACACACTGAACATGATGCAAACTTTTATGCTCTAAATAAGCAG TTAAATCAAGAAGCTGCTAATTTGGATTGGACTAGATCTGCAAGCCACACTCTGAGTGGAGTAAGGAATTCTGAAATCCATGAAGAAGATTTTATAGCCGAAAGTAGCGATGTTCGCCAGAAGCTTGGAGGTAACAGGATAGATCAGCTGAGAAGTGCCCGTGAATCTTCTATCAGTGCTGCTTATCTTCGGATGGCTAATGTTTCTCTCAATAAGTCGGGAGGTTCTGAAGTATATCAAGAGCTGGATCCCGATTATTCTAGCGTTCATGCAAGTGAAAATCCTGAtcatatgatatccatttccaAAGAAATCGTAGCTAATGACACGCCCATCCTTGTTGAGAAAGGACTTAGCAGTGAACCTGACGCACATGATGATACTATTAAAGGAATGAAGCAGGAGCCTGATCCAGATGATTCTGATCATG AGACTTTGCATACTCAGACCAGTGACATGTATTCAGCTACAATGCATGTATCTAGAGAACCTGATCCGGATGATTCAGAATCTTCTTTGAAGTCAGTTAATGCAAGTCAAG ATACAAGTAACATGGCTGAACATGACCTCGATGATCCTGTATTTCCCACTCCAAGCTTTTCTACAATGCAGATCGATGAGCCAGATCCTGATGACCAAGAATTTCAGAGGATTAATGATCCTGTAACTGCTGTTTGTAACCGTTTACAGATGGCCCTGGAAATTCTGAGAGGTGAAGCTACTCCAATGCAAACtgcttcaattgtccaaactctcCTGAAAATAGTCAG TAATGTAATTGAACACCCTGAGGAGATGAAATACAAGAGGTTGCGGAAG GCTAATCCAGTCATTGAGAGGAATATCATTGGTAACAAAG CTGCCTTGGAAATTCTCTTTCTGGTTGGCTTCAGTGAAGATGTCATAATGGACAATCTTGGGAAGCCAGAAGTGTATTTGGTGCTGAAGCGGAATGACCCTGGCTTGTTGTGGCTGGCAAAATCCACCCTTCAATCCCGCTAG